A stretch of DNA from Methylobacterium sp. CB376:
CGACGAAGGCGACCATCTCGGTGTTGCGCCACATCCAGGTCGGGAAGCGCCGGAAGCCGGCGAGGGCCTCGACGGCATCGAGGTCCTCGCTGTCGGCGCGCACGTAGCGGTTGACCCGCCACGCATCCGGCCAGTCGGCCTCGATCGCGACGGCCGTGAAGCCCTTCTCCCGGATCAGCCGCTTGGTGATCTCCGCCCGCTCCCGGTAGAATTCGTGCGTGCCGTGCGTGGCTTCTCCCAGGAGGGCGAACGTCGTCGCGCCGACGAGGTCGAGGAGCGCATCGTAGTCGTGCGCGCCTCCGGTCAGCGGGATGGCGGCCGCGCGCAGGGTCTCCACGAGCGCGGGGTCCGGTTCGGGAGCGCCGGCCACGGGCTGCACCTCGGCGGACCGGCCGAGAAGCCGCCGCACCTCGTCGTCGCGCGTCTGCGAGAAATCCTCGTAGGCGGCGCCCACGGCCCAGAACGGCTCGGGCATGTCGGCGCAGACGACCGCGTCGGCCTCCCTCTCCAGCCGCACGACGGTGTCGCGCGACCCGGTCGGCACCGCCACGACGATCCGCGCCGGATGGAGCTGCCGGACGGCCTCGATCGCCGCCTGCATGGTCGCGCCGGTGGCCAAGCCATCGTCGACGAGGATCACCGTGAGACCGCGCAGCGCCACGACCGGCCGGCCGCCCCGGTAGGCCCGCTCGCGCCGCCGCAGCTCCTCCGCCTCGCGCGCGCAGGCCGCGTCGATGGCGTAGGGCGGGATTTTCAAGGAGGCGACGACGTCGGCGTTGAGAACGCGGACGCCGCCACTCGCGATCGCGCCCATCGCGAGTTCCTCGTTGCCGGGAACGCCCAGCTTTCGCACCACGAACACGTCGAAGGGCACGCGGAGCGCCCGGGCGACCTCCGCGGCGACCGGAACGCCGCCGCGCGGGAGCGCCAGGACGACGACGTCCGGCCGGCCCTCGTAGGTGGCGAGCCGGCCCGCGAGCACCCGCCCCGCATCGGTGCGATCGTGAAAGACACGTGGGCCCATGCTCGCCTCCGGCCGCCCGTCCGCCCTGCTCGCCGATCCACCGGCCGCTCAGCCGGGCATCCCGCAGAGAAGGTGCTGGATCTCGGGCACGGTATGCTTCGTGAGGTCCTTGTCGACCTCGGCGAAGACGGCCTGTCGGAGCCGGTCCGGCAGGCCCTGCCGCAGGTCGGCGAGGGTTCGCGGCGGCGCGACGAGCGCCAGCGCGGTGATCCGGGTTCCCATCCGCTCCAACCCCGAGACGACCGCCTCGACGAAGCGGTGCTCGCCGAGATCGTGCCAGTCCGTCTGCGCGATCGCGCTGCGGCGTCCGTCCTGCACGACCCTCGGCGGCTTGTCGCAGCCTTGCTCGCGGGTCGGCGGGTTGGGGGGCGCGCGGAACACCTCCTCGACGTGGAGGTCCGGCGCGAGAGGGTGGCCGAGGTTCCGCAGAACCAGGACTTTGCGCCCGTCTCCGACCACGACGCAGCCGCCATGGGGGATGCGCAACCGCTCCGATCCAGTCATGGCATGCCTTCCTGTTGCCTCTGCGGGCCGACAGCGCGGCCTCCCCGGCGACGCGGCGCCGGACTGCCCGCCCCGGATCGGCCGCTGCGGCTGTCGGCCCTCGCCAGCCGGAGCGGGCCGAATCCGGGCCTCCTTCGCCGAAGGGGGCACCGATCCGGCGGAGGACAGGGTGCAAGCACGAGAGCCTCGGCAGACCCGCGGTGCACCGCCCTGCTCAGTAGGCCCATCCCCAGGACCCGATCGGGCGGCAGACGCCGTAATACGCGTCGAAATAGGCGTAGGGACCGCAGCCGCCGTAGTAGGGAAATCCGCTCAGGGCGTAGCCGGCGGCGAGCCCTAGTCCAGCCAAGCCGTAGCCCCAGCCGGGATACCAGCGGCGATAGGCGCCGTACCGATAGCCGTATCCGGGGTACCAGCGGCCGTAACGGTAGCCGAATCCGGGACCCCAGCCAACGCGGCCATAGCCGAAGCGACCGACGCCGCCATAGGGTCCGCGGAAGCCCCCGATCGCGACCCCGCGATAGCCGCCGACCGGGCCGAAACGCCCGGCGCCGACGCCGCCACCGCGAAATCCCGCACCGCCGAAGCCGCCGCGGAAACCGCCGCCGTGAAAGCCGCCGCCGTGAAAGCCGCCGCCGTGAAAGCCGCCCCCGAACGAACGGGCGTCCGCGCCGGTTCCGGACAGGACCAGGGCGGAGGCGATTGCTGCGGAGACGATGACGAGCCGCTTCATGGCACGCTCCCCTGTTGTTCGGCCAGGCGGGCTGGCACTCCTCTTGCCGCCGGCGCCATCGGGCGACCGATCTCGCCCAGTGGCAGCATATTCCCGTCCGCGCGCCCGCCTTTGATCCCGATCAAACGCCTCGCGGACACGGCTTCGGCGAGAGGATTGGCCAGCCCTGGGCGCTCGCCCGCGGCCGGAGATCGCGGCCGCCACGGCGCGGGGCCGGGGGACGCGCGCCGCAACCGGGGCAGGGACGCGGATCAGGTCTGTGATCCCGCGCGTTTCGCGTCAGTGCGTCAGCTTTCAGGTCGGCGGGCCCATCGCGTCCGGCTCGCCTCCTCGGATGCTCCCTCATCGGCGCCGGCATCCGGCTCGGCCGCACCGGCCTGGATCAGCAGCTTGGCGGCCGTCGACACGGGCCTGCCGAGCCGGCGGCGAGGCGCGGTCCCAGCGAGGCACGACGTCGCGACCGCCCGTTGCGCCAGATCAACGCGGCCTCGCGGGCGGATGGTACCCCTGTTCCGCGGGCCGGAAGCCCCGGGCCGGCGCGCACGGGCGGCGGGAAGTCGTGCGGGAGGTCGTGCGGGAGTCGTCTTGCCGGAGGTCGCCTTGCCGGAAGTCGCCTTGCAGAACGTAACCCCTCAGGCGGGTGATCCGGCCGAGCGGCATCGCGAGCCGACCGCGGCGGACGTCCTCGAGGTGATCCGGTCTCTCCTGCTCGAACTGCATCCTGAGCGCCGCCGCTCCCCGGCCGTGGACCTCGACAGCGACCTCGAGCGGGATCTCGGCCTCGACAGCCTCGGCCGCGCGGAGCTCCTGCTGCGCCTCTCGCGCCGCTTCCGGATCCTGCTGCCGGAGCGGCTCATCGGCGAGGCCTCCACGCCGGACGACCTGCTCGCGGCCCTCCGGTCCGCCGGTGCGGCGCCCCGTCCGGGGGCCGTGCCGTCCCGCACCGAGGCCCTCCCCCCGGCATCCGAGCCGCACCGGGCCGAGACTTGGCCCGAGGTGCTCGCCTTCCACGTCCGCCACCATCCGGACCGGCCCCACCTGCGCCTTCGTGAGGGGCCCGACGCCGAGACCGTCCTCACCTACGCGGACCTCGACCGGCGGGCGCGCCGCGTCGCGGCCGGCTTGCTCGGCCACGGCCTCGCACCCGGCGACCGGGTCGCCATCATGCTGCCGACCGGACCCGACTTCTTCCCGGCTTTCTTCGGCTGCCTTCTCGCGGGCGGTGTCCCGGTGCCGCTCTATCCGCCGTTCCGGCGCGCCCAGGTCCAGGACCACCTCGAGCGCCAAGCCGGCATCCTGACGAATGCCGCCCCCGGGATCCTGATCACCGATTCGGCGGTCGCACCCTTCGCCCGGCTGCTGCCGGACCGCGTCGAGGGATTGCGGGTGCTGACGACCGCGGCGGACCTCGCCGACGCGGAGCCCCTGGCCGAGCCCGTGCCGGCGACGGGCGCGAGCCTCGCGCTGATCCAGTACACCTCCGGCAGCACCGGCGATCCGAAGGGCGTGACGCTGACGCACGCCAACCTGCTCGCCAATGTCCGCGCCATGGGCGAGGCGCTCGGCGCCTCCTCGGCGGACGTCGTGGTGAGCTGGCTGCCGCTCTACCACGACATGGGGCTGATCGGCTGCTGGCTGGGAAGCCTCTACTTCGGCGCGCCCGCCGTGATCCTGCCGCCCCTGGCCTTCCTGGCCGATCCCGGAAGCTGGCTGTGGGCGATCCACCGGCACCGCGGGACGATCTCCGCCGCTCCGAACTTCGCCTACGAGCTCTGCCTCAAGAGCCTGCGCGACGAGGATGTCGCGGGACTCGACCTCGGCTCCCTGCGCGTCCTCACCAACGGCGCCGAGCCGGTGAGCCCCGACACCCTGGCGCGGTTCGCCCGGCGCTTCGGCGCCTTCGGCCTGCAGACCTCCGCCCTCACCCCGGTCTACGGCCTCGCCGAATGTGCGGTCGGACTGGCCTTCCCGCCGCTCGGACGGGGGCCGCGCATCGACTGGATCGACCGCGCGGCGCTGTCGCGCGAGGGAACCGCGCGCCCCGCCCCGCCCGGCGAGGCGGGGTCGACCGCCTTCGCGGCCTGCGGGCGCCCGTTGCGCGGCCACCAGATCCGCATCGTGGACGAGGCCGGACGCGAACTGCCCGAGCGGCGGGAGGGCCGCCTCCAGTTCAGGGGGCCGTCCGCCACGGCCGGCTACTTCCGCAAGCCAGAGGCCACGCGCGTCCTGTTCGCCGGAGACTGGCTGGAGAGCGGCGACCTCGCCTACATGGCGGGCGGCGACGTCTACGTCACGGGGCGCACCAAGGACATCGTCATCCGGGCGGGACGGAAGATCCATCCGCACGAACTCGAAGAGGCCGCGGGCGCGGTCGAGGGGGTGAGGAAGGGCTGCGTCGCGGCCTTCGCCTGCCCCGACCCGAAGACCGGGACGGAGCGGCTGATCCTCGCCGCCGAGACGCGGCTGACGGACGCGCCGGCCCTGGCGGACCTGCGCCGCGCCCTCGCCCGGGCCGCCGGGGCGGTGCTCGATCAGCCCCCCGACGAGATCCTGCTGTGCGCGCCCCACTCGGTCCCCAAGACGTCGAGCGGGAAGATCCGGCGCGCGGCGGCGCGGGCGCTCTACGAGGCGGGCGAACTCGGCCGGGCGCAGCCCGCTCTCCGGGCGCAGCTCGCGGGGCTCGCCGTCGCCGGCATCGCGGCGCGGCTGCGCCGGATCGGCCGCCTCTGGTCGGACGCGTGCTACGCGGCCCTGTGGTGGGGCGTGCTCGGGGGGCTCGGCGCCGTCCTGTGGCTCCTCGTCCTCGTCCTCCCGAACCGCACGTGGCGCTACGCCGCGCTGCGCGCGGGATCGCGCGCCTTCTTCCGCCTCACCGGGACACCCCTCGCCGTCGAGGGCAGGCCGATGGCGCGTGCCGCCATCGTGGTGGCGAACCACGCGAGCTACCTCGACGCGGCCGTTCTGGCCGCCGTCCTGCCCGGGACACCGGTCTTCCTCGCCAAGCACGAACTGGCGCGCCAGCGCGTCGCCGGACCCTTCCTGCGGCGGCTGGGAACGGCCTTCGTGCATCGCGGCACCGCCGAAGGCGTCGCGGAGACGCAGCAGGTCCTTGCGCGCGTCCGGGCGGGCGAGCAGCTGGTCGCCTTCCCGGAGGGTACCTTCACCCGGAACCCGGGCCTCCTCGGCTTCCATCTCGGCGCCTTCCTGGATGCGTGCCGGGCCGACATCCCGGTCGTGCCGGTCGCGATCACCGGCACCCGGTCGCTGCTGCGCGCCGACCAGTGGTTCCCGCGCCGCGGCGCCGTCGGGGTGCAGTTCGGCGAGCCGATCGCACCCGACGGCAGCGACTTCCACGCCGCCATCCGCCTGCGCGACCGGGCGCGCGCGGCAATCCTGGCGCGGTGCGGCGAACCGGATCTGGCCGACGAGTCCGTGATTCCCTCCGCACCGCCCACGGCCTGAGCCATGCCCCCTGTCCTCGCCACATCCGATCCCTCGCCCCGGCCGCCCGGGGCCGAGGCGGGCACGATCCCGGCCCTGCTGCAGGCGCACGCGGCCCGCCGCCCCGCGGCGACGGCTTACGTGGCGTACGATCCCGACGCGGGCCGCTTCGCGAGCGTCAGCTGGGCCGAACTGGCCGCGCGCGTCGCCGCGCGGGCCGCCGCGCTCTCCCGCGAGGGCCTGACGGCCGGCGACCGGGTCGCGCTCTGGCTGCCGAACGGCGTCGAGTGGGTGGCCTTCGACCAGGCCGCGCTCTCGCTCGGCCTCGTGGTGGTGACTCTGTTCTCCGACGACGCGCGGGCGACCACGGCCGCCCTGCTGACGGATTCGGGCGCCCGCGTCGTGGTCGCGCGCCGCGCGGAGGAGTGGCACGGCCTCCGCTCCTGCGCGGGCGCGCTCGGCACGGTGCGACGCGTCATCGTGATCGAGGAGGCCGGGGCGTCCGGTACCGCG
This window harbors:
- a CDS encoding erythromycin esterase family protein, with product MGPRVFHDRTDAGRVLAGRLATYEGRPDVVVLALPRGGVPVAAEVARALRVPFDVFVVRKLGVPGNEELAMGAIASGGVRVLNADVVASLKIPPYAIDAACAREAEELRRRERAYRGGRPVVALRGLTVILVDDGLATGATMQAAIEAVRQLHPARIVVAVPTGSRDTVVRLEREADAVVCADMPEPFWAVGAAYEDFSQTRDDEVRRLLGRSAEVQPVAGAPEPDPALVETLRAAAIPLTGGAHDYDALLDLVGATTFALLGEATHGTHEFYRERAEITKRLIREKGFTAVAIEADWPDAWRVNRYVRADSEDLDAVEALAGFRRFPTWMWRNTEMVAFVEWLRAHNLALPPGAQKVGLYGIDLYSLRASMKAVLGFLETVDPAAAAQARARYACFDRFGPDGQAYGLITGLKLAPSCQDQAVAQLAALQRRAADSLAWAGSPDPEELFSAGQNARVVRNAEEYYRTIFLREVSSWNLRDSHMAECVAALVSHLGRDRSAPKIAIWAHNSHLGDARATEMSARGELNLGQILRERHGAEVVRVGFTTYAGSVTAASDWGAPVERKRVRPALPDSYEALFHALGLGRFCLPLAPGSPAARALGPARSERAIGVVYRPDTERQSHYVRAHLPDQFDVVLHFDETRAVTPLETTPLWEDGEVPETFPAGL
- a CDS encoding AMP-binding protein, producing MPEVALPEVALQNVTPQAGDPAERHREPTAADVLEVIRSLLLELHPERRRSPAVDLDSDLERDLGLDSLGRAELLLRLSRRFRILLPERLIGEASTPDDLLAALRSAGAAPRPGAVPSRTEALPPASEPHRAETWPEVLAFHVRHHPDRPHLRLREGPDAETVLTYADLDRRARRVAAGLLGHGLAPGDRVAIMLPTGPDFFPAFFGCLLAGGVPVPLYPPFRRAQVQDHLERQAGILTNAAPGILITDSAVAPFARLLPDRVEGLRVLTTAADLADAEPLAEPVPATGASLALIQYTSGSTGDPKGVTLTHANLLANVRAMGEALGASSADVVVSWLPLYHDMGLIGCWLGSLYFGAPAVILPPLAFLADPGSWLWAIHRHRGTISAAPNFAYELCLKSLRDEDVAGLDLGSLRVLTNGAEPVSPDTLARFARRFGAFGLQTSALTPVYGLAECAVGLAFPPLGRGPRIDWIDRAALSREGTARPAPPGEAGSTAFAACGRPLRGHQIRIVDEAGRELPERREGRLQFRGPSATAGYFRKPEATRVLFAGDWLESGDLAYMAGGDVYVTGRTKDIVIRAGRKIHPHELEEAAGAVEGVRKGCVAAFACPDPKTGTERLILAAETRLTDAPALADLRRALARAAGAVLDQPPDEILLCAPHSVPKTSSGKIRRAAARALYEAGELGRAQPALRAQLAGLAVAGIAARLRRIGRLWSDACYAALWWGVLGGLGAVLWLLVLVLPNRTWRYAALRAGSRAFFRLTGTPLAVEGRPMARAAIVVANHASYLDAAVLAAVLPGTPVFLAKHELARQRVAGPFLRRLGTAFVHRGTAEGVAETQQVLARVRAGEQLVAFPEGTFTRNPGLLGFHLGAFLDACRADIPVVPVAITGTRSLLRADQWFPRRGAVGVQFGEPIAPDGSDFHAAIRLRDRARAAILARCGEPDLADESVIPSAPPTA
- a CDS encoding host attachment protein — translated: MTGSERLRIPHGGCVVVGDGRKVLVLRNLGHPLAPDLHVEEVFRAPPNPPTREQGCDKPPRVVQDGRRSAIAQTDWHDLGEHRFVEAVVSGLERMGTRITALALVAPPRTLADLRQGLPDRLRQAVFAEVDKDLTKHTVPEIQHLLCGMPG